From the Vulpes lagopus strain Blue_001 chromosome 19, ASM1834538v1, whole genome shotgun sequence genome, the window CTCTTCTGCAGTGGGACCATTCGCCAAACCTATTCTGATTTCTTGGCTGGAAGCAAGGGAGCCATGGGGCCTGAATGTCCAGGGACCTCAGCCTAATGGGAATCCAGGTGTTGCCCTTGCAGGTGAGTTCCAGAGAACCTCTGTATCCTACTCCTCTCACATCTACTCTTCTCTTTCTTAAGTCTTTTACACTAACTAAGTCACAGAGAACACAGAAGGAAGATCCTTAAGAAGTATTGCTAAGGAGTGCTGGGCTTCTGGGTCTCTCCCCTCTGGACTGGCCAATTAGACATTTGTTTctggccctgccccttccccagaagcctTTTTAGTAACTGTTCTTGCCCATTAGGGGCTTCACTGTTGCATTGTTTTCTATTTAGTGATGCTACTCCTCATCCCTCTGCTGTATTCCTGCTGGCCTTGGCTCATGCCCACCCCTTTGAGCTCTAAAGAGCCCTAATCCCACTCCTGCTCTTCTTCTTTGCCCCTAGGATAAGCTTGACTTCCAGTTCTTTCTGCCAGTCTTCCATGGTCCTCCTCCCTAGAGCTCTTGAGTGTGTTGGTCTTCTTATCCTCATATACCATgattcctctcccctctcttacTGTTTAACATTCATTTCTTGGCTGTGTTATTCAGCTAAATGTGATTTCTGTGTATGTTCAGCTGCTGTGCccaccttctcctcccttccctgtcaTCTGGAACATTCTTCCATGTTTTGCCTTCCCAAACTATTTGGTAAAGATACTGACAATCAAGCAAAAGCCTCACTGCCCAAGATTGTggctctttattatttatttgtttgtgtgtgtacttgtttgtccatccatccatccatccgtccttTGCTGCTTTCTGCATTCCTGAGTATGGAGAAGAGAACAttgtcttgtgttttattttgtgtcaGGAGGTGAGCttcagataaaaacaaacaagttcGTCTTAAAACATGAACCTTTGGAAGAAGCAGAAACCTTATCTGTGCCATCAGACTGTTGTGTGATGAGTGTTTTTGAGGGAATGGGTCTCAGAGACTCTTTTGAACAGAAGACCAGACTAAAGGAACAATGTGGAAACCCCATACAAGGAAGAGTTAAGAAAGAAGAGACCAATTTCAGTCACAGGACAGGAAAAGAATCTGAAGAATCGGGAAGAAGTACTAGTTGTAATTTAAAACATACTACATATTTGAGAGTTCCCAGAAGAAAGCGATCCCTTAAACATGGCTGTGGCAGACACTTCAAAGGGAGTTCATACCACTATGATTACAAGGAATATGGGAAAGGGCTCAGGCACATAGTTGGTGGATTTAGCCTGCATCAGCGAATTTATCCTGGactaaaaggaaatacaaaggattcaCATGGGAAAGACTTCAGCATTAGCTCACATGCGCAGAATCTTCACATGGTGGGGACATTGTATAAGTGCAGTGACTGTGGGAGGACCTTCAGTCATAGATCCCATCTTGCCTGTCATCAGAGACTTCACACTCAGGAGAAACCATTTCAATGCAGAGTTTGTGGGAAAGCCTTTAGGTGGAGCTCAAACTGTGTGCGACATGAAAAGATTCACACTGGAGTGAAACCTTATAAATGTAGTTTATGTGACAAGGCTTTCCGACGCATGTCTGCCTACCGTCTACACCAGGAAACTCATGCTAAGCAGAAATTTCTTGAGCCTAATCAGTTTGAGGAAGCTCTCATCTATGGCCCAGGATTTGATCATCATTTGAGAGACCAAAGTAGAGGGAAACCCTTTGACTGCAGCCAGTGTAGGAAGTCCTTCCACTGTAAGTCGTATGTTGTTGAACATCAGAGGGTCCACACTCAGGAGAAACCTTATAAATGTACCCAATGTAGGAAAACCTTTAGGTGGAGATCAAACTTTACTCGTCATATGAGAATGCACCAGGAAGAAAAGTTCTGTGATCAAGACAAATATAGAGAAGACTTCAGACCAACCTCCAGTTGCAGTCAGCCCCAGAGTGCTCCTGCTACAGAGAAATCTTTTCCTTGTCAGCAGTGTGGGAAAACTTTTACTCGAAAAAAATCcctcattaatcatcagagaattcacacaggTGAGAAGCCATACAGATGTAGTGAATGTGCAAAAGAGTTTACCCATCGGTCGGCCTTTATTGCTCATAAGAAGCAGCATATCATTCAGAGAAAACCTGAGGATGGGCCATCTTATAGTCAGGACAGCGTGCTCCAGGTTCCTCAGAGTAGCCACAACACAGAGGAAGCCTACAAATGTAGCCAGTGTGGCAAAGCCTTCCGTAATCACTCGTTCCTCCTCATCCATCAGAGAATTCACACCAGAGAGAAGCCTTACAAGTgcaaggaatgtgggaaagctttcagATGGAGTTCTAACCTCTCCCGTCATCAGAGAATTCACtctctggaaaaacagtatgaGTATCGTGAAAGTGGAAACACACCAAATCTGCAGCCACAAATCCTCCCTGGTGAGAAACCTTTTTGGTGCCAAGAATGTGGGAAAACTTTTACACGTAAAAGAAGTCTTTTAGATCATAACGGAATACACAGTGGAGAGAAGCGCTATAAATGTAATCTGTGTGGGAAATCTTATGATAGAAAATATCGCCTTGTTAATCATCAGAGAATCCACACTAAAGAGAGACCTTTTAAATGTCAGTGGTGTGGCAAAGATTTCATTGGAAGACATACCCTCTGCATTCATCAGAGAAAACACACCAGAGTGGCACAGTCTGAATGCAGCCTGGCTGGGTTGTCTTCCAGCCAGGACACAAAGGTGAGTTTACAGGAATTAGAACCAAGTGGGGAGAAGCCCCTTGAAGATTCTGAGGAAGCTTGTGACCAGAGCATACCCATTGGGAAAAAGTGCCACAAGTGTAGCACCTGTGGAAAAATTTTTAGCAAAAGCTCACAGCTTATTAGCCACAAGAGATTTCATACTCGAGAGAGGCCCTTCAAATGCAGAGAGTGTGGGAAGACCTTCAGGTGGTCTTCAAATTTGGCTCGGCATATGAAAAACCACATTAGAGATTAGCTTGGGATCTTGACAGTGGGGAAAAGGAGTTCCTGGCAGCACTGCTAAAGAACCTTTAATTGTGGGCAGTGTGGGGAAAACCTTCACAAAGGATCTAGccttttctattttcaaagctGGTGGCAGAGAATTCTGAGGATTCAAAAACTCAGGGCACCTGCTTTCCTACTTGCTGGGCCACGTGATGCTGGGGAAGAACAGTAGCCTCTTTTTGGGGGCCCTTCTGGAGGCTCGGGTCCCAGGAGCGGCCTTTGCAGAGTGGCGTGGAGCCCCTAGCCAGGTATAAGTCTAAAAGCAGATAGCGTTGCCCTTTGTGGTTTGACAAAATGCCTATAATGTAATGGGCTTGGCTGCTGGGGAGGGGCCAATTGGATCCTGTGGTGGTGCATATTCTGTTTGACCTTACAAGCAGCAGCAAAAACTCCTAGTCTCCTCAGATGCCTCCTGGGAGTTCTGGCTGCAGCTTTGGACTTCATATCTTGCTTTGGTATCTGCCACGGGCATAGAGTAATCTCAGCAGCCCATGGAGGAGAGCAGAGTTGGACTCAATCACCTGGAAGGGTGGGGCTCT encodes:
- the ZNF445 gene encoding zinc finger protein 445 isoform X1, encoding MPPGRWYAVHPAQAQASRERGRLQMVKKEEEDEGYTSVQAARPQTLNRSGQELFRQLFRQLRYYESSGPLETFSRLRELCRWWLRPDILSKAQILELLVLEQFLSILPGELRTWVQLHHPESGEEAVALLEELQRDLDGTPWRDPALAQSPDVRWMGTGALQASQIWPPASPLRSDSTLGDHLEPAYETGVYHFLARQSEPPVAQVPALSQREGCPGDQLTAQPQEAVTFKDVEVTFSQDEWAWLDPAERNLYRDVMLENYRNMVSLVGPFAKPILISWLEAREPWGLNVQGPQPNGNPGVALAGGELQIKTNKFVLKHEPLEEAETLSVPSDCCVMSVFEGMGLRDSFEQKTRLKEQCGNPIQGRVKKEETNFSHRTGKESEESGRSTSCNLKHTTYLRVPRRKRSLKHGCGRHFKGSSYHYDYKEYGKGLRHIVGGFSLHQRIYPGLKGNTKDSHGKDFSISSHAQNLHMVGTLYKCSDCGRTFSHRSHLACHQRLHTQEKPFQCRVCGKAFRWSSNCVRHEKIHTGVKPYKCSLCDKAFRRMSAYRLHQETHAKQKFLEPNQFEEALIYGPGFDHHLRDQSRGKPFDCSQCRKSFHCKSYVVEHQRVHTQEKPYKCTQCRKTFRWRSNFTRHMRMHQEEKFCDQDKYREDFRPTSSCSQPQSAPATEKSFPCQQCGKTFTRKKSLINHQRIHTGEKPYRCSECAKEFTHRSAFIAHKKQHIIQRKPEDGPSYSQDSVLQVPQSSHNTEEAYKCSQCGKAFRNHSFLLIHQRIHTREKPYKCKECGKAFRWSSNLSRHQRIHSLEKQYEYRESGNTPNLQPQILPGEKPFWCQECGKTFTRKRSLLDHNGIHSGEKRYKCNLCGKSYDRKYRLVNHQRIHTKERPFKCQWCGKDFIGRHTLCIHQRKHTRVAQSECSLAGLSSSQDTKVSLQELEPSGEKPLEDSEEACDQSIPIGKKCHKCSTCGKIFSKSSQLISHKRFHTRERPFKCRECGKTFRWSSNLARHMKNHIRD
- the ZNF445 gene encoding zinc finger protein 445 isoform X2 gives rise to the protein MPPGRWYAVHPAQAQASRERGRLQMVKKEEEDEGYTSVQAARPQTLNRSGQELFRQLFRQLRYYESSGPLETFSRLRELCRWWLRPDILSKAQILELLVLEQFLSILPGELRTWVQLHHPESGEEAVALLEELQRDLDGTPWRDPALAQSPDVRWMGTGALQASQIWPPASPLRSDSTLGDHLEPAYETGVYHFLARQSEPPVAQVPALSQREGCPGDQLTAQPQEAVTFKDVEVTFSQDEWAWLDPAERNLYRDVMLENYRNMVSLVGPFAKPILISWLEAREPWGLNVQGPQPNGNPGVALAGGELQIKTNKFVLKHEPLEEAETLSVPSDCCVMSVFEGMGLRDSFEQKTRLKEQCGNPIQGRVKKEETNFSHRTGKESEESGRSTSCNLKHTTYLRVPRRKRSLKHGCGRHFKGSSYHYDYKEYGKGLRHIVGGFSLHQRIYPGLKGNTKDSHGKDFSISSHAQNLHMVGTLYKCSDCGRTFSHRSHLACHQRLHTQEKPFQCRVCGKAFRWSSNCVRHEKIHTGVKPYKCSLCDKAFRRMSAYRLHQETHAKQKFLEPNQFEEALIYGPGFDHHLRDQSRGKPFDCSQCRKSFHCKSYVVEHQRVHTQEKPYKCTQCRKTFRWRSNFTRHMRMHQEEKFCDQDKYREDFRPTSSCSQPQSAPATEKSFPCQQCGKTFTRKKSLINHQRIHTGEKPYRCSECAKEFTHRSAFIAHKKQHIIQRKPEDGPSYSQDSVLQVPQSSHNTEEAYKCSQCGKAFRNHSFLLIHQRIHTREKPYKCKECGKAFRWSSNLSRHQRIHSLEKQYEYRESGNTPNLQPQILPGEKPFWCQECGKTFTRKRSLLDHNGIHSGEKRYKCNLCGKSYDRKYRLVNHQRIHTKERPFKCQWCGKDFIGRHTLCIHQRKHTRVAQSECSLAGLSSSQDTKEEPKLEQGEPEGWDSPRDE
- the ZNF445 gene encoding zinc finger protein 445 isoform X4 — protein: MGTGALQASQIWPPASPLRSDSTLGDHLEPAYETGVYHFLARQSEPPVAQVPALSQREGCPGDQLTAQPQEAVTFKDVEVTFSQDEWAWLDPAERNLYRDVMLENYRNMVSLVGPFAKPILISWLEAREPWGLNVQGPQPNGNPGVALAGGELQIKTNKFVLKHEPLEEAETLSVPSDCCVMSVFEGMGLRDSFEQKTRLKEQCGNPIQGRVKKEETNFSHRTGKESEESGRSTSCNLKHTTYLRVPRRKRSLKHGCGRHFKGSSYHYDYKEYGKGLRHIVGGFSLHQRIYPGLKGNTKDSHGKDFSISSHAQNLHMVGTLYKCSDCGRTFSHRSHLACHQRLHTQEKPFQCRVCGKAFRWSSNCVRHEKIHTGVKPYKCSLCDKAFRRMSAYRLHQETHAKQKFLEPNQFEEALIYGPGFDHHLRDQSRGKPFDCSQCRKSFHCKSYVVEHQRVHTQEKPYKCTQCRKTFRWRSNFTRHMRMHQEEKFCDQDKYREDFRPTSSCSQPQSAPATEKSFPCQQCGKTFTRKKSLINHQRIHTGEKPYRCSECAKEFTHRSAFIAHKKQHIIQRKPEDGPSYSQDSVLQVPQSSHNTEEAYKCSQCGKAFRNHSFLLIHQRIHTREKPYKCKECGKAFRWSSNLSRHQRIHSLEKQYEYRESGNTPNLQPQILPGEKPFWCQECGKTFTRKRSLLDHNGIHSGEKRYKCNLCGKSYDRKYRLVNHQRIHTKERPFKCQWCGKDFIGRHTLCIHQRKHTRVAQSECSLAGLSSSQDTKVSLQELEPSGEKPLEDSEEACDQSIPIGKKCHKCSTCGKIFSKSSQLISHKRFHTRERPFKCRECGKTFRWSSNLARHMKNHIRD
- the ZNF445 gene encoding zinc finger protein 445 isoform X3, which produces MPPGRWYAVHPAQAQASRERGRLQMVKKEEEDEGYTSVQAARPQTLNRSGQELFRQLFRQLRYYESSGPLETFSRLRELCRWWLRPDILSKAQILELLVLEQFLSILPGELRTWVQLHHPESGEEAVALLEELQRDLDGTPWRDPALAQSPDVRWMGTGALQASQIWPPASPLRSDSTLGDHLEPAYETGVYHFLARQSEPPVAQVPALSQREGCPGDQLTAQPQEAVTFKDVEVTFSQDEWAWLDPAERNLYRDVMLENYRNMVSLVGPFAKPILISWLEAREPWGLNVQGPQPNGNPGVALAGGELQIKTNKFVLKHEPLEEAETLSVPSDCCVMSVFEGMGLRDSFEQKTRLKEQCGNPIQGRVKKEETNFSHRTGKESEESGRSTSCNLKHTTYLRVPRRKRSLKHGCGRHFKGSSYHYDYKEYGKGLRHIVGGFSLHQRIYPGLKGNTKDSHGKDFSISSHAQNLHMVGTLYKCSDCGRTFSHRSHLACHQRLHTQEKPFQCRVCGKAFRWSSNCVRHEKIHTGVKPYKCSLCDKAFRRMSAYRLHQETHAKQKFLEPNQFEEALIYGPGFDHHLRDQSRGKPFDCSQCRKSFHCKSYVVEHQRVHTQEKPYKCTQCRKTFRWRSNFTRHMRMHQEEKFCDQDKYREDFRPTSSCSQPQSAPATEKSFPCQQCGKTFTRKKSLINHQRIHTGEKPYRCSECAKEFTHRSAFIAHKKQHIIQRKPEDGPSYSQDSVLQVPQSSHNTEEAYKCSQCGKAFRNHSFLLIHQRIHTREKPYKCKECGKAFRWSSNLSRHQRIHSLEKQYEYRESGNTPNLQPQILPGEKPFWCQECGKTFTRKRSLLDHNGIHSGEKRYKCNLCGKSYDRKYRLVNHQRIHTKERPFKCQWCGKDFIGRHTLCIHQRKHTRVAQSECSLAGLSSSQDTKGGSC